From Columba livia isolate bColLiv1 breed racing homer chromosome 5, bColLiv1.pat.W.v2, whole genome shotgun sequence, one genomic window encodes:
- the ERH gene encoding enhancer of rudimentary homolog, translating to MSHTILLVQPTKRPEGRTYADYESVNECMEGVCKMYEEHLKRMNPNSPSITYDISQLFDFIDDLADLSCLVYRADTQTYQPYNKDWIKEKIYVLLRRQAQQASK from the exons ATG tctcaCACAATTCTACTTGTCCAGCCTACCAAGAGGCCAGAAGGCAGAACATATGCTGATTATGAATCGGTGAATGAGTGCATGGAAG GAGTATGTAAAATGTATGAAGAGCATCTGAAGAGAATGAATCCCAACAGCCCATCCATTACATATGATATCAGCCAATTATTTGACTTCATTGATGACTTGGCAGACCTCAGCTGTCTTGT ttACCGTGCTGATACTCAGACATACCAACCGTACAATAAAGACTGGATAAAGGAGAAGATCTACGTCCTCCTCCGCAGGCAGGCCCAGCAAGCAAGCAAATAA
- the SLC39A9 gene encoding zinc transporter ZIP9 isoform X1 has protein sequence MDDFRSICLLSLAMLVACYVAGIIPLAVNFSEERLKLVTVLGAGLLCGTALAVIVPEGVHALYEDILEGKHHPASEMQRVIESEKAAEIPAVHEYGHDHSRLHAYIGVSLVLGFVFMLLVDQIGSSHVHSTDDPEAARSGNSKITTTLGLVVHAAADGVALGAAASTSQTSVQLIVFVAIMLHKAPAAFGLVSFLMHAGLERNRIRKHLLVFALAAPIMSMVTYLGLSKSSKEALSEVNATGVAMLFSAGTFLYVATVHVLPEVGGIAHSHKPESTGGKGLSRLEVAALVIGCLIPLVLSIGHHH, from the exons ATGGATGACTTCCGCTCCATCTGCCTGCTGTCGCTGGCCATGCTGGTCGCCTGCTATGTGGCAGGAATTATCCCCTTGGCAGTTAATTTTTCCGAG gAGAGATTAAAGTTGGTGACTGTTCTGGGCGCTGGGCTGCTGTGTGGAACTGCCTTGGCTGTCATTGTGCCAGAAGGAGTACATGCACTTTATGAAGACATTTTGGAGG GGAAGCATCACCCAGCGAGCGAGATGCAGCGTGTGATTGAGTCTGAGAAGGCAGCGGAAATCCCAGCTGTCCATGAGTATGGTCATGACCATTCCAGGTTGCACGCCTACATCGGTGTGTCCCTTGTCCTTGGCTTTGTCTTCATGCTGTTGGTGGATCAGATCGGCAGCTCTCATGTGCACTCTACAGATG ATCCAGAAGCTGCAAGATCAGGCAACTCCAAAATCACCACAACACTGGGACTGGTAGTCCATGCTGCAG CTGATGGTGTTGCATTGGGTGCAGCAGCTTCTACTTCTCAGACTAGTGTCCAGTTGATAGTGTTTGTTGCGATTATGTTGCACAAG GCACCAGCTGCCTTTGGCCTGGTTTCCTTCCTCATGCACGCTGGGCTGGAACGGAATCGAATTAGGAAACACTTGCTGGTCTTTGCGTTGGCAGCACCTATTATGTCCATGGTGACATACTTAGGGCTGAGCAAG AGCAGCAAAGAAGCCCTCTCAGAAGTCAATGCCACCGGAGTTGCTATGCTGTTTTCTGCTGGGACTTTTCTTTATGTTGCCACAGTTCACGTCCTCCCAGAAGTAGGAGGAATTGCTCATAGCCACAAACCTGAATCAACTGGAGGAAAAGGACTCAGTCGTCTGGAGGTGGCAGCCCTAGTAATAGGGTGCCTTATTCCTCTTGTTTTGTCCATTGGACACCATCACTAA
- the SLC39A9 gene encoding zinc transporter ZIP9 isoform X2 produces the protein MQRVIESEKAAEIPAVHEYGHDHSRLHAYIGVSLVLGFVFMLLVDQIGSSHVHSTDDPEAARSGNSKITTTLGLVVHAAADGVALGAAASTSQTSVQLIVFVAIMLHKAPAAFGLVSFLMHAGLERNRIRKHLLVFALAAPIMSMVTYLGLSKSSKEALSEVNATGVAMLFSAGTFLYVATVHVLPEVGGIAHSHKPESTGGKGLSRLEVAALVIGCLIPLVLSIGHHH, from the exons ATGCAGCGTGTGATTGAGTCTGAGAAGGCAGCGGAAATCCCAGCTGTCCATGAGTATGGTCATGACCATTCCAGGTTGCACGCCTACATCGGTGTGTCCCTTGTCCTTGGCTTTGTCTTCATGCTGTTGGTGGATCAGATCGGCAGCTCTCATGTGCACTCTACAGATG ATCCAGAAGCTGCAAGATCAGGCAACTCCAAAATCACCACAACACTGGGACTGGTAGTCCATGCTGCAG CTGATGGTGTTGCATTGGGTGCAGCAGCTTCTACTTCTCAGACTAGTGTCCAGTTGATAGTGTTTGTTGCGATTATGTTGCACAAG GCACCAGCTGCCTTTGGCCTGGTTTCCTTCCTCATGCACGCTGGGCTGGAACGGAATCGAATTAGGAAACACTTGCTGGTCTTTGCGTTGGCAGCACCTATTATGTCCATGGTGACATACTTAGGGCTGAGCAAG AGCAGCAAAGAAGCCCTCTCAGAAGTCAATGCCACCGGAGTTGCTATGCTGTTTTCTGCTGGGACTTTTCTTTATGTTGCCACAGTTCACGTCCTCCCAGAAGTAGGAGGAATTGCTCATAGCCACAAACCTGAATCAACTGGAGGAAAAGGACTCAGTCGTCTGGAGGTGGCAGCCCTAGTAATAGGGTGCCTTATTCCTCTTGTTTTGTCCATTGGACACCATCACTAA